Proteins encoded together in one Planctomycetota bacterium window:
- a CDS encoding DUF1501 domain-containing protein, which translates to MLSIVGARSRGGFCDTLARRQFLRIGSLAGLGGTAGVSLVDLARAEAVAGTRSHKAVIMIYLPGGPPHQDLVDLKPDAPAEIRGEFRPIPTNVPGIEFSELLPRLAGMADKLAVIRSIVGATGDHYSFQCLTGRSHQRQPAGGWPEFGSVVARLRGAAHPAAPPYVGLSPRMQHTPYNSGKPGFLGPSCTPFQPNGDARGDLVLNGLSLERLGDRAGLVAALDAFNRSADRSGMMAGMDTFQRQAFGVLTSSRLAEALDVSREPQEVRDRYGYGTEKHQGDGAPRLMQQFLAARRLVEAGVRCVTLSYSFWDYHGNNFGACRENAPQLDQGVSALVEDLHSRGLADDVAVIVWGEFGRTPKINKDAGRDHWPQVTCALLAGGGLRTGQVIGSTDRQAAEVRDRPVRFEEIHATLYHCLGIDPQATTVTDLTGRPQYLTDHHAPLAELV; encoded by the coding sequence ATGCTCTCGATCGTCGGTGCCCGGTCGCGCGGCGGCTTCTGCGACACCCTGGCGCGGCGGCAATTCCTCCGCATCGGCTCGCTGGCCGGTCTCGGCGGCACGGCGGGGGTGTCGCTGGTCGATCTCGCCCGGGCCGAGGCCGTCGCCGGCACGCGCTCGCACAAGGCGGTGATCATGATCTACCTCCCCGGTGGACCGCCCCACCAGGACCTCGTCGACCTCAAGCCCGACGCCCCGGCCGAGATCCGCGGCGAGTTCCGCCCGATCCCGACCAACGTTCCCGGGATCGAGTTTTCCGAGCTGCTCCCGCGCCTCGCGGGGATGGCCGACAAGCTGGCCGTGATCCGCTCGATCGTCGGCGCCACCGGCGACCACTATTCATTCCAGTGCCTCACCGGCCGCAGCCACCAGCGCCAGCCGGCCGGCGGCTGGCCCGAATTCGGCTCGGTCGTGGCCCGGCTCCGCGGCGCGGCCCACCCGGCGGCGCCCCCCTACGTCGGCCTGTCGCCGCGGATGCAGCACACCCCCTACAACTCCGGCAAGCCGGGGTTCCTCGGCCCCTCGTGCACGCCGTTCCAACCCAACGGCGATGCCCGCGGCGACCTGGTCCTCAACGGACTGTCGCTCGAGCGCCTCGGCGACCGCGCCGGGCTGGTCGCGGCGCTCGACGCGTTCAACCGCTCGGCCGACCGCTCGGGGATGATGGCCGGGATGGACACGTTCCAGCGCCAGGCGTTCGGCGTCCTCACGTCGAGCCGGCTGGCCGAGGCGCTCGACGTGTCGCGCGAGCCGCAGGAAGTCCGCGACCGCTACGGCTACGGCACCGAGAAGCACCAGGGGGACGGCGCCCCGCGGCTGATGCAGCAATTCCTCGCCGCGCGGCGGCTGGTCGAGGCGGGGGTGCGCTGCGTGACGCTGAGCTACAGCTTCTGGGACTACCACGGCAACAACTTCGGCGCCTGCCGGGAAAACGCCCCGCAGCTCGACCAGGGGGTCTCGGCCTTGGTCGAGGATCTCCACTCCCGCGGCCTGGCCGACGACGTCGCCGTGATCGTGTGGGGGGAGTTCGGGCGGACGCCGAAGATCAACAAGGACGCCGGCCGCGACCATTGGCCGCAGGTGACCTGCGCCCTGTTGGCCGGTGGCGGCCTGCGGACCGGGCAGGTGATCGGCTCGACCGACCGGCAGGCCGCGGAGGTCCGCGACCGGCCGGTGCGCTTCGAGGAGATCCACGCCACGCTCTACCACTGCCTCGGCATCGACCCGCAGGCGACCACGG
- a CDS encoding DUF1501 domain-containing protein — translation MLSLVDDSARRGQRLCDGIRRRDLLRIGTLSVGGLSLRDVLAAEAASGRRSHTAVIMIYMCGAPAHQDMYDLKMEAPAEIRGEFRPIPTNVPGIEICEHMPRLAAIMDKCVPLRSVYGSPDGNHDSFICYTGRPLRNQPSGGWPSIGSVASRLLGPVDRAVPPFVGLSPDAGHPPYGSPGLPGFLGVSHAAFRPNGPASTDMVLRGMSAERLADRRGLLGTVDRLRRDLDAGRTLDGMDALSRSAFDILTSSRLAEALDVSREPAHVRERYGTGDAQRFGDGAPRNLEHFLVARRLVEAGCRVVTLNFGRWDFHSDTFNGMKNTHLPQFDQGLSALVEDLHARGLDRDVAVCAWGEFGRTPLINKDAGRDHWPQVGGALLAGGGFRTGQVIGATDRTGSAIADRPVHFSEVLATLYRHLGIDAAAVPLADHTGRPQYLLERAVPLPELA, via the coding sequence GCCAGCGGCTGTGCGACGGCATCCGCCGGCGCGACCTGCTCCGCATCGGCACGCTGTCGGTCGGCGGACTGTCGCTTCGCGACGTCCTGGCCGCCGAGGCGGCCAGCGGCCGGCGGTCGCACACCGCGGTGATCATGATCTACATGTGCGGGGCGCCGGCGCACCAGGACATGTACGACCTGAAGATGGAAGCGCCGGCGGAGATCCGCGGCGAGTTCCGGCCGATCCCGACCAACGTGCCGGGGATCGAGATCTGCGAGCACATGCCCCGGCTCGCGGCGATCATGGACAAGTGCGTGCCGCTGCGGAGCGTGTACGGCTCCCCCGACGGCAACCACGACTCGTTCATCTGCTACACAGGCCGCCCCCTCCGCAACCAGCCCTCGGGCGGCTGGCCGAGCATCGGATCGGTGGCGTCACGGCTGCTCGGGCCGGTCGACCGCGCCGTGCCGCCGTTCGTCGGCCTGTCCCCCGACGCCGGGCATCCTCCCTACGGCTCGCCGGGGCTGCCGGGCTTCCTCGGCGTGTCGCACGCCGCGTTCCGCCCCAACGGTCCGGCGAGCACCGACATGGTTCTCCGCGGGATGTCGGCCGAGCGCCTCGCCGACCGCCGCGGCCTCCTCGGCACGGTCGACCGCCTCCGCCGCGACCTCGACGCCGGCCGCACGCTCGACGGCATGGACGCCCTGTCGCGGTCGGCGTTCGACATCCTCACCAGCAGCCGGCTGGCCGAGGCCCTCGACGTGTCGCGCGAGCCGGCGCACGTCCGCGAGCGCTACGGCACGGGGGACGCGCAGCGCTTCGGTGACGGCGCGCCGCGGAACCTCGAGCACTTCCTCGTCGCCCGCCGGCTCGTCGAGGCCGGCTGCCGCGTCGTGACGCTCAACTTCGGCCGCTGGGACTTCCACTCCGACACCTTCAACGGCATGAAGAACACCCACCTCCCGCAGTTCGACCAGGGGCTGTCGGCGCTCGTCGAAGACCTCCACGCCCGCGGCCTCGACCGCGACGTGGCCGTGTGCGCATGGGGCGAATTCGGCCGCACGCCGCTGATCAACAAAGACGCCGGTCGCGACCACTGGCCGCAGGTCGGCGGCGCGCTGCTCGCCGGCGGCGGCTTCCGCACCGGGCAGGTGATCGGCGCCACCGACCGCACCGGCAGCGCCATCGCCGACCGGCCGGTCCACTTCTCCGAGGTCCTGGCGACGCTCTACCGCCACCTCGGCATCGACGCCGCCGCCGTTCCCCTCGCCGATCACACCGGCCGGCCGCAGTATCTCCTCGAACGCGCCGTGCCGCTGCCGGAGCTGGCCTGA